In the Streptomyces formicae genome, one interval contains:
- a CDS encoding transglycosylase family protein, with product MLSGNGRHRRPRQAPALIVAAGVTGSAIAIPLLGATSASAADTATWDKLAECESGGAWSANPGNGYYGGIQFSQEMWENYGGLDYAPSADQASKSQQIAVAEKVLDDKGPAAWPSCAPIAGLTDDGAAADVDPGAPLTPVPSDSADPGSDGKDKTGEKSSDKPSEKPSEKPSGKPSDKPSGDSSDSSDSVDPSDPADPSDASDTSDASRDKDHDKPGKGDKSDKDETDGKGDAGDSGKSGEKGSTSPEPEDSTAPSDDSAPGRHRGDSADERPSGGDGKDRTGRHASRGGDRSGKTAEGTYTVRSGDNLSVIADDLGVDGGWPTLYAENKKTVGDDPDLILPGQSLDLGEK from the coding sequence ATGCTCTCCGGCAATGGTCGTCACCGACGCCCCCGCCAAGCCCCGGCCCTCATCGTCGCGGCAGGAGTCACCGGATCCGCCATCGCCATCCCGCTGCTCGGCGCGACGAGCGCGAGCGCCGCCGACACCGCGACGTGGGACAAGCTCGCCGAGTGCGAGAGCGGCGGCGCGTGGAGCGCCAACCCGGGCAACGGGTACTACGGCGGAATCCAGTTCTCCCAGGAGATGTGGGAGAACTACGGCGGTCTGGACTACGCGCCGAGCGCCGACCAGGCGTCCAAGTCGCAGCAGATCGCCGTCGCCGAGAAGGTCCTCGACGACAAGGGGCCCGCCGCCTGGCCGAGCTGTGCCCCGATCGCCGGTCTCACCGATGACGGCGCGGCCGCCGACGTCGACCCGGGCGCACCGTTGACACCCGTCCCCTCCGACTCCGCGGACCCCGGGTCCGACGGGAAGGACAAGACGGGCGAGAAGTCCTCCGACAAGCCTTCGGAGAAGCCGTCGGAGAAGCCTTCCGGTAAGCCCTCCGACAAGCCTTCCGGGGACTCCTCGGACTCCTCGGACTCCGTAGACCCGTCCGACCCGGCCGACCCCTCCGACGCGTCCGACACGTCCGACGCGTCGAGAGACAAGGATCACGACAAGCCGGGCAAGGGCGACAAGAGCGACAAGGACGAGACGGACGGCAAGGGCGACGCGGGCGACTCCGGCAAGTCCGGAGAGAAGGGCAGTACTTCGCCCGAGCCCGAGGACTCCACCGCCCCCTCCGACGACTCCGCCCCCGGCCGCCACCGGGGCGACAGCGCCGACGAGCGGCCCTCCGGAGGCGACGGCAAGGACCGCACCGGACGGCACGCCTCGCGCGGCGGCGACCGCTCGGGGAAGACGGCCGAGGGGACGTACACGGTCCGCTCCGGCGACAACCTCTCGGTGATCGCGGACGACCTCGGCGTCGACGGTGGCTGGCCCACGCTCTATGCCGAGAACAAGAAGACCGTCGGCGACGACCCGGACCTCATTCTCCCCGGTCAGAGCCTCGATTTGGGCGAAAAGTAA
- a CDS encoding cytochrome P450 family protein: protein MTEKPAPSAFPPPSAPTDDQQTPSEAQGPELFTWEFATDPYPAYAWLRENSPVHRTTLPSGVDAWLVTRYADAKQALADQRLSKNPAHHDEPAHAKSKTGIPGERGANLMTHLLNIDPPDHTRLRRLVSKAFTPRRVAEFAPRVQELTDAFIDAFAEKGEADLIHEFAFPLPIYAICDLLGVPREDQDDFRDWAGMMIRHGGGPRGGVARSVKKMRGYLAELIHRKRLDPGDDLISGLIRASDHGEHLTENEAAAMAFILLFAGFETTVNLIGNGMYALLTHPEQRERLQRALEEGDTDLLETGVEELLRFDGPVELATWRFATEALTVGGQDIAAGDPVLVVLAAADRDPARFAEPDTLDLSRRDNQHLGYGHGIHYCLGAPLARLEGQTALATLLRRLPDLQLAVDPADLRWRGGLIMRGLRTLPVEFAPAQRTVSD from the coding sequence GTGACCGAAAAGCCCGCCCCGTCCGCGTTCCCGCCCCCGTCCGCGCCGACGGACGACCAGCAGACCCCGTCCGAGGCCCAGGGGCCAGAACTCTTCACCTGGGAGTTCGCCACCGACCCCTACCCCGCGTACGCCTGGCTGCGCGAGAACTCGCCCGTGCACCGCACCACGCTCCCCAGCGGGGTGGACGCCTGGCTGGTCACCCGGTACGCGGACGCCAAGCAGGCCCTCGCCGACCAGCGGCTCAGCAAGAACCCGGCGCACCACGACGAGCCCGCGCACGCGAAGAGCAAGACGGGGATCCCGGGCGAGCGCGGCGCCAACCTCATGACGCATCTGCTGAACATCGACCCGCCGGACCACACCCGGCTGCGGCGGCTCGTGTCGAAGGCGTTCACGCCGCGCCGCGTCGCCGAGTTCGCACCGCGCGTGCAGGAGCTGACGGACGCGTTCATCGACGCCTTCGCGGAGAAGGGCGAAGCCGACCTCATCCACGAGTTCGCCTTCCCGCTCCCCATCTACGCCATCTGCGACCTGCTCGGCGTCCCGCGCGAGGACCAGGACGACTTCCGCGACTGGGCGGGCATGATGATCCGGCACGGCGGCGGGCCGAGGGGCGGTGTCGCCCGGTCCGTGAAGAAGATGCGCGGCTACCTCGCCGAGCTGATCCACAGGAAGCGGCTCGACCCGGGCGACGACCTCATCTCCGGCCTCATCCGCGCCTCCGACCACGGCGAGCACCTCACGGAGAACGAGGCCGCCGCGATGGCCTTCATCCTGCTCTTCGCCGGGTTCGAGACGACGGTCAACCTCATCGGCAACGGCATGTACGCGCTGCTCACCCACCCCGAGCAGCGCGAGCGGCTCCAGCGCGCGCTGGAAGAGGGAGACACCGACCTCCTGGAGACCGGCGTCGAGGAACTGCTGCGCTTCGACGGGCCCGTCGAGCTCGCCACGTGGCGGTTCGCCACCGAGGCGCTGACCGTCGGCGGGCAGGACATCGCCGCGGGCGACCCCGTCCTCGTGGTGCTCGCGGCCGCCGACCGCGACCCCGCGCGGTTCGCCGAGCCCGACACCCTGGACCTGTCCCGGCGTGACAACCAGCACCTCGGATACGGGCACGGAATCCACTACTGCCTGGGCGCCCCGCTCGCCCGTCTGGAGGGGCAGACCGCCCTCGCGACGCTCCTGCGACGCCTTCCCGACCTGCAACTCGCGGTGGATCCTGCCGATTTGCGGTGGCGTGGCGGGCTGATCATGCGGGGACTGCGGACGCTGCCCGTGGAGTTCGCACCCGCACAGAGAACGGTGTCCGACTGA
- a CDS encoding nucleoside triphosphate pyrophosphohydrolase, translating to MNATETTPPADASGPSDESAGRVILLTTSHRVAPGLLSWPAWQALHGADDVLCADAGHPQLPYLREAGVRVEQAAPTAQELVDACAGGRTVLVIATADGESPLTDGLARLAGSGRVAMPDLELLPASYDLPGARLLDLVQVMDRIREECPWSSQQTHKGLAKYAIEEAYELVEAIEEGERGELREELGDVLLQVVFHARIAEEGGPDEDDEPFSIDDVAGGIVDKLIHRHPHVFGDDSAETPEDVKAHWLRMKAVEKQRTSVTEGIPLGQPGLAFAAKLASRVRTAGLEVPVPKGEGVGYELLALALRAEAAGVDPEAALRVAARAYRDAVRAVEGAGA from the coding sequence GTGAACGCCACCGAGACCACACCCCCGGCCGACGCGTCAGGCCCCTCCGACGAGTCGGCCGGCCGCGTCATCCTGCTGACCACCAGCCACCGCGTCGCCCCGGGCCTGCTTTCCTGGCCCGCCTGGCAGGCGCTGCACGGCGCCGACGACGTGCTGTGCGCCGACGCCGGACACCCGCAGCTGCCGTATCTGCGGGAGGCGGGCGTGCGGGTCGAGCAGGCGGCGCCCACCGCGCAGGAGCTGGTCGACGCCTGCGCGGGCGGGCGCACGGTGCTCGTGATCGCCACCGCCGACGGCGAGAGTCCCCTCACCGATGGACTGGCCCGCCTTGCGGGTTCGGGCCGCGTCGCCATGCCCGACCTGGAGCTGCTCCCCGCCTCGTACGACCTGCCGGGCGCCCGCCTGCTCGACCTGGTCCAGGTGATGGACCGGATCCGCGAGGAATGCCCCTGGTCCTCGCAGCAGACCCACAAGGGCCTGGCGAAGTACGCGATCGAGGAGGCGTACGAACTGGTCGAGGCGATCGAGGAGGGCGAGCGGGGCGAACTGCGCGAGGAGCTCGGCGACGTCCTGCTCCAGGTCGTCTTCCACGCGCGCATCGCCGAGGAGGGCGGTCCCGACGAGGACGACGAGCCCTTCTCCATCGACGACGTCGCGGGCGGCATCGTCGACAAGCTCATCCACCGCCACCCGCACGTCTTCGGCGACGACTCGGCCGAGACCCCCGAGGACGTGAAGGCGCACTGGCTCCGTATGAAGGCGGTGGAGAAGCAGCGCACGTCGGTGACGGAGGGCATCCCGCTGGGCCAGCCGGGCCTCGCGTTCGCGGCGAAGCTGGCATCCCGGGTGCGGACGGCGGGACTTGAGGTGCCGGTGCCGAAGGGGGAGGGCGTCGGCTACGAGCTGCTCGCGCTGGCGCTGCGGGCGGAGGCGGCGGGCGTGGATCCGGAGGCGGCGCTCCGCGTGGCCGCGCGGGCGTACCGGGACGCGGTGCGGGCGGTCGAGGGGGCGGGGGCTTAG
- a CDS encoding SurA N-terminal domain-containing protein yields MHRRRRTALILSAAAIAAAPLLTACGGEAHPGAAAVVGGDRITVAQLESRVSEVRDAQRAAIPDDAQYTQAIAKSGGLTRSTLHTMVLDKVLHRAATDAGVSVTRRDIQTMRAGLEQQAGGRKALEQGWLQQYGVAPARLDDSFRTEIEAQKLAKKLGADMNAPEGQALFWKALSAASKKLDIDLNPRYGTWDVDKNKRADAKTPWVREVTDAAAPAPDQQA; encoded by the coding sequence TTGCACCGCCGTCGTCGCACAGCGCTCATCCTCTCCGCGGCCGCGATCGCCGCGGCCCCCCTCCTCACCGCCTGCGGAGGCGAGGCGCACCCCGGCGCCGCGGCCGTCGTCGGCGGCGACCGCATCACGGTGGCGCAGCTGGAGAGCCGGGTGAGCGAGGTGCGCGACGCGCAGCGGGCCGCCATTCCGGACGACGCCCAGTACACCCAGGCCATCGCCAAGTCCGGCGGCCTCACCCGCAGCACGCTGCACACGATGGTCCTCGACAAGGTCCTGCACCGCGCGGCCACCGACGCGGGGGTGAGCGTCACGCGCCGCGACATCCAGACCATGCGGGCCGGTCTGGAACAGCAGGCGGGCGGCCGCAAGGCCCTCGAACAGGGCTGGCTCCAGCAGTACGGCGTCGCCCCCGCGCGCCTCGACGACAGCTTCCGCACGGAGATCGAGGCCCAGAAGCTCGCCAAGAAGCTCGGCGCCGACATGAACGCTCCCGAGGGCCAGGCCCTCTTCTGGAAGGCGCTCTCGGCCGCCTCCAAGAAGCTCGACATCGACCTGAACCCGCGCTACGGCACCTGGGACGTCGACAAGAACAAGCGGGCCGACGCCAAGACGCCGTGGGTGCGCGAGGTCACGGACGCGGCGGCCCCGGCGCCTGACCAGCAGGCGTAG
- a CDS encoding serine/threonine-protein kinase, whose amino-acid sequence MVAGRYELSTLIGQGGMGQVWTAYDQRLDRRVAVKLLRPDRVAGAEAEELRRRFVRECRVTAQVDHPGLVTVHDAGSEAEDLYLVMQYVDGADLGDHLAEHDPYPWQWAVAVAAQLCAVLSAVHAVPIVHRDLKPRNVMVKQDGTLSVLDLGIASVMDTDTTRLTHTGSPIGSPAYMAPEQAMGGAVGPYTDLYALGVLMHELLSGDVPFTGSTALGVLHRHLYEPPLPVRRLRPEVPEALESLVLRLLAKDPQHRHSSAQEVYEELAPLLPARGTPSGRPLDPTRPFLRPHAPWPDRAATPASAPDMPPQPPGSPPRQDVAQAVDDVKRLLGEGRITQAVDILGAILPAAAAKHGEHSPVVRTLRKQYAATLMDDGQYRRALPELRRLADERAAESGQADPHSLQFRYEAAQCLEQLGEPAAALAEYRALLPYYENHYATDDRRQALEIRRRVGHLLLALGDRPAAHDTLARLLHDAELLHGPGHPFPAEIRRTLQWLGQVRG is encoded by the coding sequence GTGGTCGCGGGGCGCTACGAACTCTCCACGCTCATCGGCCAGGGCGGCATGGGCCAGGTCTGGACGGCGTACGACCAGCGCCTCGACCGCCGCGTCGCGGTGAAGCTGCTCCGCCCCGACCGGGTCGCGGGCGCCGAGGCCGAGGAGCTGCGCCGCCGCTTCGTGCGCGAGTGCCGGGTCACCGCGCAGGTCGACCATCCCGGGCTCGTCACCGTGCACGACGCGGGCAGCGAGGCCGAGGACCTCTACCTCGTCATGCAGTACGTCGACGGCGCGGACCTCGGCGACCACCTCGCCGAGCACGACCCCTACCCGTGGCAGTGGGCCGTCGCGGTCGCCGCCCAGCTGTGCGCCGTGCTCTCCGCGGTGCACGCCGTGCCGATCGTGCACCGCGACCTCAAGCCGCGGAACGTCATGGTCAAGCAGGACGGCACGCTCTCCGTCCTCGACCTGGGCATCGCCTCGGTGATGGACACCGACACCACCCGCCTCACCCACACCGGTTCGCCGATCGGCAGCCCCGCGTACATGGCGCCCGAACAGGCGATGGGCGGCGCGGTCGGCCCCTACACCGACCTCTACGCCCTCGGCGTGCTGATGCACGAACTCCTCAGCGGCGACGTGCCGTTCACCGGATCCACCGCGCTCGGCGTCCTGCACCGCCACCTCTACGAGCCGCCGCTGCCGGTGCGCCGCCTGCGCCCCGAGGTCCCCGAAGCCCTGGAGTCCCTCGTCCTGCGGCTGCTCGCCAAGGACCCGCAGCACCGCCACTCCAGCGCCCAGGAGGTCTACGAGGAACTGGCCCCGCTGCTGCCCGCGCGCGGCACCCCCTCCGGCCGCCCCCTCGACCCGACCCGCCCCTTCCTGCGCCCGCACGCGCCGTGGCCGGACCGCGCCGCGACGCCCGCGTCCGCCCCCGACATGCCGCCGCAGCCGCCCGGTTCACCGCCCCGGCAGGACGTCGCCCAGGCCGTCGACGACGTCAAGCGCCTCCTCGGCGAGGGCCGCATCACCCAGGCCGTGGACATCCTCGGCGCGATCCTCCCGGCCGCCGCCGCCAAGCACGGCGAGCACTCACCCGTCGTCCGCACCCTGCGCAAGCAGTACGCCGCCACCCTCATGGACGACGGCCAGTACCGCCGCGCCCTGCCCGAGCTGCGGCGCCTCGCCGACGAGCGGGCCGCCGAGTCCGGACAGGCCGACCCGCACTCCCTCCAGTTCAGGTACGAGGCGGCGCAGTGCCTGGAGCAGCTCGGCGAACCCGCCGCGGCGCTCGCCGAGTACCGCGCGCTGCTCCCCTATTACGAGAACCACTACGCGACGGACGACCGCCGCCAGGCCCTGGAGATCCGCCGCCGCGTCGGCCATCTGCTCCTCGCCCTCGGCGACCGCCCCGCCGCCCACGACACCCTCGCGCGCCTGCTGCACGACGCGGAGCTGCTGCACGGCCCCGGGCACCCCTTCCCCGCGGAGATCCGGCGCACCCTGCAATGGCTCGGACAAGTGCGCGGCTGA
- a CDS encoding N-6 DNA methylase, producing the protein MKPRDDVADTAEATDATEVTAAGIARLAGVGRAAVSNWRRRHGDFPRPVGGTETSPSFALADVERWLRAQGKLVEVPTRERVWQRLAGHPAGPGTALLHAGCALLLVRDRPSAWLAVSAVSDERMAQLLPGELDEVVSLRFGVRRRRAVRIPDAVELLPSVPLLRGVAELAAELGAQRTYEFLLGRHTEANPRQYTLTPAGPAELMARIAGPARTVLDPACGTGALLRAVAPRPDQCLYGQDSAPDLAALTALRLALNSDATVRSMACDTLRADAYEERKADAVLCHPPFNERNWGHDELAYDARWEYGFPARAESELAWVQHALARLVDGGTAVLLMPPAAASRRSGRRIRADLLRRGALRAVIALPAGAAPPYNLPLHVWVLRRPVAGAHPAPELLLVEAAGLLAADGRDKQLWPAVQDTVLDLWHGFDRHGTVEPRPGAARAVPVLELLDDEVDLSPARRLPPSAGGGGSAELATVREGLGEALRRAADLMPRQTEPGRETASRPLTTVGELARAGALVLHTGTGTGPSGGPVLTDHDVLAGTAPSGTAPSSTGHDGTAEEPAVLTEPGDVVVPLFGGGAAARVVDEATAGAALGRGLVLLRPDQDALDPWFLAGFLRSTANHRQASSYASTSARLDVRRLQLPRLPLAGQHGYRERFRELAAFEDALRLAGRLGERLVRGLHDGLTDGTLPPE; encoded by the coding sequence ATGAAGCCGAGGGACGACGTCGCCGACACCGCTGAAGCGACCGACGCCACAGAAGTGACCGCCGCCGGAATCGCCCGGCTCGCCGGAGTCGGCCGCGCCGCCGTCAGCAACTGGCGCCGCAGGCACGGCGACTTCCCCCGGCCCGTCGGCGGCACCGAGACCAGCCCCTCCTTCGCGCTCGCCGACGTCGAACGGTGGCTGCGCGCCCAGGGCAAGCTCGTCGAGGTCCCGACGCGCGAACGCGTCTGGCAGCGGCTCGCGGGGCACCCGGCGGGCCCCGGCACCGCCCTCCTGCACGCGGGCTGCGCCCTGCTCCTGGTCCGCGACAGGCCCTCCGCCTGGCTCGCGGTCAGCGCCGTGTCCGACGAGCGGATGGCGCAGCTCCTGCCCGGCGAGCTCGACGAGGTGGTGAGCCTCCGCTTCGGGGTGCGCCGCAGGCGGGCCGTGCGGATCCCCGACGCCGTCGAACTCCTGCCGTCCGTACCGCTGTTGCGCGGCGTCGCCGAGCTCGCGGCCGAGCTCGGCGCCCAGCGGACGTACGAGTTCCTCCTCGGCAGGCACACCGAGGCCAACCCGCGCCAGTACACGCTCACGCCCGCGGGCCCCGCCGAACTGATGGCCCGCATCGCCGGACCCGCCCGCACCGTGCTCGACCCCGCGTGCGGCACCGGCGCCCTGCTGCGCGCCGTCGCGCCGCGCCCCGACCAGTGCCTGTACGGCCAGGACAGCGCGCCCGACCTCGCCGCCCTCACCGCCCTGCGCCTCGCCCTGAACTCCGACGCGACCGTGCGCAGCATGGCGTGCGACACCCTGCGTGCCGACGCCTACGAGGAGCGCAAGGCCGACGCGGTGCTCTGCCATCCGCCGTTCAACGAACGCAACTGGGGCCACGACGAGTTGGCCTACGACGCCCGCTGGGAGTACGGCTTCCCGGCCCGCGCCGAGTCCGAACTCGCCTGGGTCCAGCACGCGTTGGCCAGGCTCGTCGACGGCGGCACCGCGGTGCTCCTGATGCCGCCCGCCGCCGCGTCCCGCCGCTCGGGACGCCGCATCCGCGCCGACCTGCTGCGCAGGGGCGCGCTGCGCGCGGTGATCGCGCTGCCCGCCGGGGCGGCGCCCCCGTACAACCTGCCCCTGCACGTCTGGGTGCTGCGCAGGCCGGTGGCCGGTGCGCACCCGGCGCCCGAACTGCTCCTGGTGGAGGCGGCGGGGCTGCTCGCCGCCGACGGCAGGGACAAGCAGCTGTGGCCCGCCGTGCAGGACACCGTCCTCGACCTCTGGCACGGCTTCGACCGGCACGGCACCGTCGAGCCGAGGCCCGGCGCCGCCAGGGCCGTGCCCGTGCTCGAACTCCTCGACGACGAGGTCGACCTGTCGCCCGCGCGCAGGCTGCCGCCGTCCGCCGGGGGAGGCGGCAGCGCGGAGCTCGCGACCGTACGCGAAGGACTCGGCGAGGCGCTGCGGCGGGCCGCGGACCTCATGCCCCGCCAGACCGAGCCGGGGCGCGAGACCGCGTCCCGGCCGCTCACCACCGTCGGCGAACTGGCCCGCGCGGGCGCCCTCGTGCTGCACACCGGCACCGGGACGGGCCCCTCGGGCGGACCCGTGCTCACCGACCACGACGTGCTCGCGGGCACCGCGCCCTCCGGCACCGCCCCTTCGAGCACCGGCCACGACGGCACCGCCGAGGAACCCGCCGTGCTCACCGAACCCGGCGACGTCGTCGTCCCCCTCTTCGGCGGCGGCGCGGCGGCCCGCGTCGTCGACGAGGCCACCGCGGGCGCCGCGCTCGGCCGGGGTCTCGTCCTGCTCCGCCCCGACCAGGACGCCCTCGACCCGTGGTTCCTCGCCGGGTTCCTGCGCTCCACCGCCAACCACCGCCAGGCCAGCAGCTACGCCTCCACGTCGGCCAGGCTCGACGTGCGCCGCCTCCAGCTGCCCCGCCTGCCGCTCGCGGGCCAGCACGGCTACCGCGAACGCTTCCGCGAGCTCGCCGCGTTCGAGGACGCCCTGCGCCTGGCGGGGCGGCTGGGGGAACGGCTGGTGCGCGGGCTGCACGACGGACTGACGGACGGCACGCTTCCGCCCGAGTGA
- a CDS encoding N-acetyltransferase: MHLKITTLAERPDLAGPLWRMADDWPEFILHDPVGWSLIGRIVADLPEYVLVATDEDTGKVVARAFSVPLALRARAEGGLPDGGWDQVLLWAFSDLRHGKETDTVSAIEITVDETARGRGVSGRMLAAMRENARARGFSEVVAPVRPNAKHREPAAPIDEYAFRTREDGLPHDPWLRVHVRAGGVIEKVAHASMTVSGSTAQWREWTGLPFDAEGEVEVPGALVPVHCELARGYGVYVEPNVWVRHTL, encoded by the coding sequence ATGCACCTCAAGATCACCACGCTGGCCGAGCGGCCCGACCTCGCAGGCCCCCTGTGGCGCATGGCAGATGACTGGCCGGAGTTCATCCTGCACGACCCGGTCGGCTGGTCCCTGATCGGCAGGATCGTCGCGGACCTCCCGGAGTACGTCCTGGTGGCCACGGACGAGGACACCGGCAAGGTCGTCGCCCGCGCGTTCAGCGTGCCCCTCGCGCTGCGCGCCCGCGCCGAGGGCGGGCTGCCCGACGGCGGCTGGGACCAGGTCCTGCTGTGGGCTTTCTCCGACCTGCGGCACGGCAAGGAGACGGACACGGTCAGCGCCATCGAGATCACCGTCGACGAGACGGCGCGGGGCAGGGGCGTCTCGGGACGGATGCTCGCGGCGATGCGCGAGAACGCCCGCGCCCGCGGCTTCTCCGAGGTGGTCGCGCCCGTGCGCCCCAACGCCAAGCACCGCGAACCGGCCGCGCCCATCGACGAGTACGCGTTCCGTACGCGCGAGGACGGTCTGCCCCACGACCCGTGGCTGCGGGTGCACGTACGGGCGGGCGGCGTCATCGAGAAGGTCGCGCACGCCTCCATGACGGTGTCGGGCTCGACCGCGCAGTGGCGCGAGTGGACGGGCCTGCCGTTCGACGCGGAGGGCGAGGTCGAGGTGCCGGGCGCGCTGGTGCCCGTGCACTGTGAACTCGCCCGCGGCTACGGCGTGTACGTCGAGCCGAACGTGTGGGTGCGGCACACGCTCTGA
- a CDS encoding HNH endonuclease family protein: MNRRTTGALLALIAVPALLTGCELGTKDKKDEGGAAGPDAKAGSALAAVETLTVKGRAPKTGYERSRFGTAWADTDSNGCPTRDDILKRDLKDVRYQGGDCRVASGTLAPDPYTGKDVTFRRGRSQVDIDHLVALSDAWQKGAFQWEPGKRIAFANDPLNLIAVDAGPNRSKGDGDTATWLPPDKAYRCTYVAGQVAVKKKYGVWVTGAERDAMKKVLNTCPDEKLPSGNAPTKAPPRFHAR, from the coding sequence GTGAACCGTCGTACCACCGGGGCCCTGCTCGCCCTGATCGCCGTTCCCGCGCTGCTCACCGGCTGTGAACTCGGCACGAAGGACAAGAAGGACGAGGGCGGCGCCGCGGGGCCCGACGCGAAGGCGGGCTCCGCCCTTGCCGCCGTCGAGACGCTCACCGTCAAGGGCCGTGCGCCCAAGACCGGTTACGAGCGGTCCCGGTTCGGCACCGCGTGGGCCGACACGGACTCCAACGGCTGCCCCACCAGGGACGACATCCTCAAGCGGGACCTGAAGGACGTCAGGTACCAGGGCGGGGACTGCCGGGTGGCGTCGGGGACGCTCGCGCCCGACCCCTACACCGGCAAGGACGTGACGTTCCGGCGCGGCCGCAGCCAGGTCGACATCGACCACCTCGTGGCCCTCTCGGACGCCTGGCAGAAGGGCGCCTTCCAGTGGGAGCCCGGCAAGCGCATCGCCTTCGCCAACGACCCGCTCAACCTCATCGCGGTCGACGCGGGCCCCAACCGCAGCAAGGGCGACGGCGACACGGCGACGTGGCTGCCGCCGGACAAGGCGTACCGCTGCACCTATGTGGCCGGGCAGGTGGCGGTGAAGAAGAAGTACGGGGTGTGGGTGACGGGCGCCGAGCGGGACGCGATGAAGAAGGTCCTGAACACCTGCCCGGACGAGAAGCTTCCGTCGGGCAACGCCCCGACAAAGGCCCCGCCCCGCTTCCACGCCCGCTGA
- a CDS encoding MOSC domain-containing protein has protein sequence MSLKVVGLNSFPVKSMLGVAHERLDFDARGAVGDRLWALRHADGKLSSGKNSRRFRRVPGMLEHTAAYDADGIPFVTAPDGEVLRPGDPRIPERFGEGVELAREGAESHQDAAAVSLVGTASLRALGDLLGDADPVDVRRLRKNIVVRTDEPWIEESWVGREITIGAEGAGEPLRLRVTERVARCVMTTQAQTGLPADNRVLKTLTAARGMCIGVYADIVTPAPLAIGDSVVAR, from the coding sequence GTGTCGCTCAAGGTCGTGGGTCTGAACAGTTTTCCGGTGAAGTCGATGCTCGGCGTGGCGCACGAGCGGCTCGACTTCGACGCGCGCGGCGCCGTGGGCGACCGGCTGTGGGCCCTGCGGCACGCGGACGGCAAGCTGAGCAGCGGCAAGAACAGCCGCCGCTTCCGCCGGGTGCCCGGCATGCTCGAACACACCGCGGCGTACGACGCGGACGGCATCCCCTTCGTCACCGCGCCGGACGGCGAGGTCCTGCGCCCCGGCGACCCGCGGATCCCCGAGCGATTCGGCGAGGGCGTCGAGTTGGCGCGCGAGGGCGCGGAGAGCCACCAGGACGCCGCCGCGGTCTCCCTCGTCGGCACCGCCTCGCTGCGCGCGCTCGGCGACCTGCTCGGTGACGCCGACCCCGTCGACGTACGACGGCTGCGCAAGAACATCGTCGTGCGGACCGACGAGCCGTGGATCGAGGAGAGCTGGGTGGGCCGCGAGATCACCATCGGCGCCGAGGGCGCGGGGGAGCCGCTGCGGCTGCGCGTCACCGAGCGCGTCGCGCGCTGCGTCATGACCACCCAGGCACAGACGGGACTGCCCGCCGACAACCGCGTCCTGAAGACCCTCACCGCGGCCCGGGGCATGTGCATCGGGGTCTACGCGGACATCGTGACGCCCGCCCCGCTCGCCATCGGCGACTCGGTGGTGGCCCGGTGA
- a CDS encoding Rv0909 family putative TA system antitoxin yields the protein MGIFDKFKDQAQDKAKDISDALTEEVNEKTGDRYADKVAEAEQQADDRLGVDDDKPGRPEK from the coding sequence ATGGGCATCTTCGACAAGTTCAAGGACCAGGCCCAGGACAAGGCGAAGGACATCTCGGACGCGCTGACGGAAGAGGTGAACGAGAAGACCGGCGACAGGTACGCCGACAAGGTCGCCGAGGCCGAGCAGCAGGCGGACGACCGGCTCGGCGTCGACGACGACAAGCCGGGAAGGCCGGAGAAGTAG
- a CDS encoding nuclear transport factor 2 family protein, whose product MDTRQTTEEATRATVQEFLTARLGADTARLTEIFADEVDWLLADNPVVPWIRPRATGAECAAQGEELARHTVAEDSRASMDALLVDGTDAVILGHLSGTVSATGKSFEGPFALRLTVEDGRITRHHLYENSLSVARACTPAT is encoded by the coding sequence ATGGACACACGACAGACCACCGAAGAAGCCACCCGCGCCACCGTCCAGGAGTTCCTGACGGCCCGTCTCGGCGCCGACACCGCGCGGCTCACGGAGATCTTCGCCGACGAGGTCGACTGGCTGCTCGCCGACAACCCCGTCGTCCCGTGGATCAGGCCGCGCGCCACCGGCGCCGAATGCGCCGCGCAGGGCGAGGAGTTGGCGCGCCACACCGTCGCCGAGGACTCCCGCGCCTCCATGGACGCCCTCCTCGTCGACGGCACCGACGCCGTCATCCTCGGCCACCTCTCGGGGACCGTCAGCGCGACGGGCAAGTCCTTCGAGGGCCCGTTCGCCCTGCGCCTGACCGTCGAGGACGGCCGCATCACCCGGCACCACCTCTACGAGAACAGCCTGTCGGTCGCGCGGGCGTGCACCCCCGCGACCTGA